In a single window of the Lineus longissimus chromosome 4, tnLinLong1.2, whole genome shotgun sequence genome:
- the LOC135486707 gene encoding uncharacterized protein LOC135486707, translating into MKENDLYQASDFRGLDYFSLKENDLYQGIDEVEGQMLNHFPEGQMKDNVIYQAFDDISPTGDNGGRDLGQCRDQIEEQNLYEEVNDLEQAHEVIHLPGHSILEGQGHSARAVRLPGYKTLEGQGHRAESDWDEMKENDLYCPIPHL; encoded by the coding sequence ATGAAGGAAAATGATCTCTACCAGGCTTCAGACTTTCGGGGTCTCGATTATTTCTCCTTGAAAGAAAATGACCTCTATCAGGGTATAGATGAAGTTGAAGGTCAAATGTTGAATCACTTCCCCGAAGGTCAAATGAAAGATAATGTCATTTACCAAGCGTTTGATGACATCAGCCCGACAGGTGACAATGGTGGCCGTGACCTTGGACAATGTCGAGATCAAATCGAGGAACAAAATTTATATGAAGAAGTGAATGACCTTGAACAGGCTCATGAGGTCATTCATCTACCTGGGCATAGCATTttagaaggtcaaggtcatagcGCACGTGCCGTACGTTTGCCCGGGTACAAGACGCTTGAAGGTCAGGGACACAGGGCAGAATCAGATTGGGATGAGATGAAGGAAAACGACCTTTACTGCCCGATACCTCATCTATAG
- the LOC135486825 gene encoding annexin-B12-like: protein MTGTVSANPNFDVQEACEQLEKAMKGAGTDEARLSTVLARHSNAQLQEIKSKYQTMYGKILEDELKSELTGKYETLARALIKERQAYEAEIVHKAVSGAGTDERDLIDLICSKNNEEITALKEQYKIHYHKDLVKDVAGDTSGYFKRVLVAMLGGSRDAESEPVSNAKVQEDVENFIKAGVGVGTDESVFNEILCARSHAHLRVFFKAFEAQKGKHIIEEIKGETSGDYEDSLLAVVKTIENKNAYFAERLLKSMKGVGTDDENLIRLVVCRCEIDLADIIDEFNRNYGDGQSFSEWVEGDTSGDYGDLLLAVVSE from the exons ATGACA GGAACAGTGTCCGCCAACCCCAACTTCGATGTCCAAGAGGCATGCGAACAACTCGAAAAGGCCATGAAGGGCGCCGGAACGGACGAGGCCAGACTCAGCACGGTCCTCGCCAGACACAGCAACGCTCAGCTCCAGGAGATCAAGAGCAAATACCAGACTATGTATGGAAAG ATCCTTGAGGATGAACTCAAAAGTGAGTTGACCGGTAAATACGAGACGCTAGCGCGAGCCCTCATCAAAGAACGCCAGGCGTACGAGGCGGAGATCGTCCACAAGGCTGTGTCCGGCGCCGGGACAGACGAGAGAGACCTCATAGACCTCATCTGCTCAAAGAACAATGAGGAGATCACGGCTCTCAAGGAGCAATACAAAATAC ATTACCACAAGGACCTTGTGAAGGATGTAGCTGGTGATACGAGCGGTTACTTCAAGCGGGTCCTGGTGGCCATGTTGGGTGGAAGCAGGGACGCAGAGTCCGAGCCCGTCAGCAACGCTAAGGTACAGGAGGACGTGGAGAATTTcatcaag GCCGGAGTTGGTGTCGGTACAGACGAGAGTGTGTTTAACGAGATCCTCTGCGCACGGAGCCACGCCCATCTGAGGGTGTTCTTCAAGGCTTTCGAGGCCCAGAAGGGGAAGCATATCATTGAGGAGATCAAGGGAGAGACCAGCGGAGACTACGAGGACTCCCTACTCGCTGTCG TAAAGACAATCGAAAACAAGAATGCGTACTTTGCAGAGCGTCTTTTGAAGTCGATGAAAGGTGTAGGAACTGATGATGAGAATCTCATTCGGTTGGTTGTCTGCCGATGTGAG ATCGATCTCGCCGACATCATCGACGAATTCAATAGGAACTATGGTGACGGCCAGAGTTTCAGCGAGTGGGTGGAAGGAGACACTAGTGGGGATTATGGTGACCTACTCCTCGCTGTTGTATCAGAGTGA